In Papio anubis isolate 15944 chromosome 20, Panubis1.0, whole genome shotgun sequence, a single window of DNA contains:
- the CEACAM5 gene encoding carcinoembryonic antigen-related cell adhesion molecule 5 has product MGSPSAPLHRRCIPWQKLLLTASLLTFWNPPTTAQLTIESRPFNVAEGKEVLLLAHNLSQNLLGYIWYKGERVDANRRIESYIIRTNQTTPGPAHSGREIIYSNASLLIQNVTQNDTGSYTLQVIKEDLVNEEATGRFRVYPELPKPYISSNNSSPIEDKDAVTLTCEPETQDTTYLWWVNNQSLWVSSRLELSNHNRTLTLFNIPRNDTTSYECETQNPVSVRRSDPVTLNVTYGPDAPTISPLNTPYRAGENLNLTCHAASNPAAQYSWFVNGVFQQSTQELFIPNITVNNSGSYMCQAHNSATGLNRTTVTAITVYAELPKPYITSNNSNPIEDKDAVTLTCEPVAENTTYLWWVNNQSLSVSPRLELSNGNRTLTLLSVTRNDTGPYECGIQNSESAKRSDPVTLNVTYGPDTPIISPPDLSYRSGANLNLSCHSDSNPSPQYSWLINGTLRQHTQVLFISKITSNNNGAYACFVSNLATGRNNSIIKNISVSSGDSAPGSSGLSARATVGIIIGMLVGVALM; this is encoded by the exons ATGGGGTCTCCCTCAGCCCCTCTTCACAGACGGTGCATCCCCTGGCAGAAGCTCCTGCTCACAG CCTCACTTCTAACCTTCTGGAACCCGCCCACCACTGCCCAGCTCACTATTGAATCCAGGCCATTCAATGTCGCAGAGGGGAAGGAAGTTCTTCTACTTGCCCACAATCTGTCCCAGAATCTTCTTGGCTACATCTGGTATAAGGGAGAAAGAGTGGATGCCAACCGTCGAATTGAATCATATATAATAAGAACTAATCAAACTACCCCAGGGCCCGCACACAGCGGTCGAGAGATAATATACTCCAATGCATCCCTGCTGATCCAGAACGTCACCCAGAATGACACAGGATCCTACACCCTACAAGTCATAAAGGAAGATCTTGTGAATGAAGAAGCAACTGGCCGGTTCCGGGTATATC CGGAGCTGCCCAAGCCCTACATCTCCAGCAACAACTCCAGCCCCATAGAGGACAAGGATGCTGTGACCTTAACCTGTGAACCTGAGACTCAGGACACAACCTACCTGTGGTGGGTAAACAATCAGAGCCTCTGGGTCAGTTCCAGGCTGGAGCTGTCCAATCACAACAGGACCCTCACTCTATTCAATATTCCAAGAAACGACACAACATCCTACGAATGTGAAACCCAGAACCCAGTGAGTGTCAGACGCAGCGACCCAGTCACCCTGAATGTCACCT ATGGCCCGGATGCGCCCACCATTTCCCCTCTAAACACACCTTACAGAGCAGGGGAAAATCTGAACCTCACCTGCCACGCAGCCTCTAACCCAGCTGCACAGTACTCTTGGTTTGTCAATGGGGTGTTCCAGCAATCCACACAAGAGCTCTTTATCCCCAACATCACCGTGAATAATAGCGGATCCTATATGTGCCAAGCCCATAACTCAGCCACTGGCCTCAATAGGACCACAGTCACGGCGATCACAGTCTACG CGGAGCTGCCCAAGCCCTACATCACCAGCAACAACTCCAACCCCATAGAGGACAAGGATGCTGTGACCTTAACCTGTGAACCTGTGGCTGAGAACACAACCTACCTGTGGTGGGTAAACAATCAGAGCCTCTCGGTCAGTCCCAGGCTGGAGCTGTCCAATGGCAACAGGACCCTCACTCTACTCAGTGTCACACGGAATGACACAGGACCCTATGAATGTGGAATCCAGAACTCAGAGAGTGCAAAACGCAGTGACCCAGTCACCCTGAATGTCACCT ATGGCCCGGACACCCCCATCATATCCCCCCCAGACTTGTCTTACCGTTCGGGAGCAAACCTCAACCTCTCCTGCCACTCGGACTCTAACCCATCCCCGCAGTATTCTTGGCTTATCAATGGGACACTGCGGCAACACACACAAGTTCTCTTTATCTCCAAAATCACATCCAACAATAACGGGGCCTATGCCTGTTTTGTCTCTAACTTGGCTACTGGTCGCAATAACTCCATAATCAAGAACATCTCAGTCTCCTCTG GCGATTCAGCACCTGGAAGTTCTGGTCTCTCAGCTAGGGCTACTGTCGGCATCATAATTGGAATGCTGGTTGGGGTTGCTCTGATGTAG